Proteins from a single region of Fodinibius sp. Rm-B-1B1-1:
- a CDS encoding DUF3987 domain-containing protein, producing MSISEKLYPNEVKTILTTILNLNISPNGSEQQTILSPLRDEQNPSFSINIKTGYWTDHGTNESGDIITLLRKILNISFYKAVKKIEPVVGRQLLNLVDQTNTKYANIQTSNYSNGHTDDQLSKDIDELIAELPNENDRNRLTNEPHHPLLKQLSSYDLISKETLERFNCGIKTQWDKDWLSIPYPTGMQLYRRENGEKVIRMMKGSKPKDSWFGTGQLTGKSILFICKSPREAMMLSERYSDVIDVISIASGEIPEMSDKQANDLKRIVKHVHTIKILFDCDTNSVKQTAHSFTQHVNRSVTNNNVNVELVNISKLTNNKCKDITDYFKQEPDPQKVYKKILAKGTTIQHRKKRLSDIFSNEWNVQQAKPHGDKVFERLPKALKEITDLFPDQSERDVFLNAALPVLSAHLPNVHIPHRDGAYSPDLYTIVIAKPGSGKGIAEKARKIGHQLNNKLIEDGKKELLKWEGLPKKDKEKTPKPIPRQLFLPGNTSSRALYDFLAHNDGRGLIFETEIDTLVNATRQDWGDFTDVIRKGFHHEPSTMRRKNDNMYIERPELSIFMSGTFDQFSKLFDNAENGHFSRYAYYTFESKLTWKTHRPTNNSQQLAEKLDHFSSVMFKTYNILKEKESPLVIQLEDRHWDYLNDTFMHKMQELEDHGMSRYLQSNNQRIAVIALRIAAIMCIVRNIIATKPEIVKRSTLIVTNADMEVSIGLAQNFLDHAIRLFHLLPGSSAKPSNNKTMNRFFYALPERFETNQAYFYGYEAGIPERTVRNYLKKLCDQEFLYKKAHGSYVKTDH from the coding sequence ATGAGTATATCTGAAAAACTATATCCCAACGAAGTTAAAACGATTTTAACTACTATTTTGAACCTAAATATCTCTCCAAATGGTAGTGAACAACAAACAATATTAAGTCCCCTTCGGGACGAACAGAACCCATCCTTTAGTATTAATATTAAAACTGGTTATTGGACTGATCATGGAACTAACGAAAGCGGTGATATCATTACGTTACTGCGAAAAATACTCAATATTAGCTTTTATAAAGCCGTAAAGAAGATAGAACCAGTGGTTGGTAGACAACTATTAAACCTTGTTGATCAAACAAATACCAAATACGCAAATATTCAGACATCAAACTATTCAAATGGTCATACAGACGACCAACTGTCTAAAGATATTGATGAACTTATAGCTGAACTTCCCAATGAAAACGATCGAAATCGCCTAACAAATGAGCCTCACCACCCACTACTAAAACAGCTATCGTCATACGATTTAATCTCCAAGGAGACGCTTGAAAGGTTCAATTGTGGTATTAAAACACAATGGGATAAAGACTGGCTATCTATTCCCTATCCTACAGGTATGCAGTTGTATCGTCGGGAAAACGGGGAAAAAGTTATCCGAATGATGAAAGGGAGCAAGCCGAAAGATTCCTGGTTTGGCACAGGTCAGCTAACCGGTAAATCGATTCTGTTTATTTGTAAGTCACCTCGTGAGGCGATGATGCTTAGCGAGCGATACAGCGATGTGATTGATGTTATAAGCATTGCATCCGGTGAAATCCCAGAAATGTCTGACAAACAAGCCAATGACTTAAAACGAATCGTTAAACACGTTCATACTATAAAGATTCTATTTGACTGTGATACGAACTCTGTCAAACAAACTGCACACTCGTTTACCCAACATGTTAACCGTTCGGTTACTAATAATAACGTGAATGTTGAATTGGTTAACATTTCGAAGCTCACTAACAACAAATGCAAGGATATAACGGATTATTTTAAGCAAGAGCCAGACCCTCAAAAAGTGTATAAAAAGATTCTTGCCAAAGGAACCACAATCCAACATAGAAAAAAGCGTCTTTCGGATATATTCAGCAATGAATGGAACGTGCAACAGGCCAAACCACACGGCGACAAGGTTTTTGAAAGACTGCCCAAAGCATTAAAAGAAATCACGGACCTATTTCCCGACCAGTCCGAACGTGATGTGTTCCTTAATGCAGCCCTTCCAGTGTTATCTGCCCATTTGCCTAACGTACATATTCCTCATCGAGATGGAGCTTATTCTCCTGATCTTTATACCATTGTTATAGCAAAACCGGGATCTGGCAAAGGAATCGCTGAAAAGGCTCGAAAGATTGGTCATCAGTTAAACAACAAACTTATTGAAGACGGTAAAAAGGAACTACTAAAGTGGGAAGGATTACCCAAAAAGGATAAAGAGAAAACCCCTAAGCCTATTCCGCGTCAACTATTCCTGCCGGGCAATACCAGCTCTCGGGCATTGTATGACTTTTTAGCCCATAACGATGGACGTGGACTTATTTTTGAAACCGAAATCGATACCCTTGTCAATGCTACCCGACAGGATTGGGGCGATTTTACGGATGTTATACGAAAGGGATTCCATCACGAACCCTCAACGATGAGACGAAAGAACGATAATATGTATATCGAACGGCCTGAGCTATCAATTTTTATGTCTGGTACGTTTGACCAATTTTCGAAACTGTTTGACAATGCAGAAAACGGACACTTCAGCCGGTATGCCTATTATACATTTGAATCCAAATTGACGTGGAAGACCCACCGTCCCACGAATAACTCCCAACAACTCGCTGAAAAGTTAGACCATTTTTCATCGGTGATGTTCAAAACGTATAATATCTTAAAAGAGAAAGAATCTCCGCTTGTCATACAATTAGAAGACCGTCATTGGGACTACCTCAATGATACCTTTATGCATAAGATGCAGGAGCTCGAAGACCATGGAATGAGCCGGTACCTGCAATCAAATAATCAACGGATTGCGGTAATAGCACTTCGAATAGCCGCCATTATGTGTATTGTCAGAAATATAATAGCAACTAAACCAGAAATTGTTAAACGCTCAACACTAATCGTAACCAATGCAGACATGGAGGTAAGTATTGGGCTGGCGCAAAACTTTCTGGACCATGCCATTCGGCTGTTTCACTTGCTCCCCGGTAGCTCCGCCAAACCTTCTAACAACAAAACCATGAATCGCTTTTTTTATGCCCTGCCTGAGCGATTTGAAACCAATCAGGCCTATTTTTATGGTTATGAAGCGGGTATACCCGAACGTACCGTACGCAACTATTTAAAAAAGTTATGCGATCAAGAGTTTCTTTATAAAAAAGCACACGGATCGTATGTCAAAACGGATCACTAA